The proteins below come from a single Ochotona princeps isolate mOchPri1 chromosome 6, mOchPri1.hap1, whole genome shotgun sequence genomic window:
- the COCH gene encoding cochlin isoform X2, whose translation MSAAWLPALCLGVCLLLPLPKPADSEGTVPVAITCSTRGLDIRKDKVDVLCPAGCPLEEFSVFGNIVYASVSSICGAAIHRGVISPAGGPVRVYSLPGRENYSSTDANGVRSQTLSRWSASFTVTRKRLKKTPEKKTGNKDCKADIAFLIDGSFNIGQRRFNLQKNFVGKVALMLGIGTEGPHVGLVQASEHPKIEFYLKNFTTAKDVLFAIKEVGFRGGNSNTGKALKHTAQKFFTPETGVRKGIPKVVVVFIDGWPSDDIEEAGIVAREFGVNVFIVSVARPTPEELGMVQDVAFVDKAVCRNNGFFSYHMPNWFGTTKYVKPLVQKLCTHEQMMCSKTCYNSVNIAFLIDGSSSVGESNFRLMLEFVSNIAKTFEISDIGAKIAAVQFTYDQRTEFSFTDYSTKENVLAVIRNIRYMSGGTATGDAISFTVRNVFGPVRDSPNKNFLVIVTDGQSYDDVRGPAAAAHDAGITIFSVGVAWAPLDDLKDMASKPKESHAFFTREFTGLEPIVSDVIRGICRDFLESQQ comes from the exons ATGTCTGCAGCCTGGCTCCCGGCTCTCTGCCTCG gtgtgtgtctgctgctgccgctgccgaaGCCCGCGGACAGCGAGGGAACCG TTCCCGTGGCAATCACATGCTCTACACGGGGCTTGGACATCAGGAAGGACAAGGTGGACGTGCTGTGTCCTGCGGGCTGCCCCCTGGAGGAATTCTCTGTGTTTGGGAACATAGTTTATGCTTCTGTGTCCAGCATCTGTGGGGCAGCTATCCACAG GGGAGTGATCAGCCCTGCTGGGGGACCTGTACGAGTCTATAGCCTTCCTGGCCGAGAAAACTATTCCTCCACAGATGCCAATGGCGTCCGCTCTCAGACGCTTTCCCGATGGTCCGCTTCCTTCACAGTGACAA GGAAACGACTAAAGAAAACTCCAGAGAAGAAAACGGGTAATAAAG ACTGCAAAGCAGACATTGCATTTCTGATCGATGGAAGCTTTAATATTGGGCAGCGCCGATTTAACCTGCAGAAGAACTTTGTTGGGAAAGTGGCTCTGATGTTGGGAATTGGGACCGAAGGACCACACGTGGGCCTTGTTCAAGCCAG tgAGCATCCTAAAATagaattttacttgaaaaattttACAACAGCCAAAGATGTTTTGTTTGCCATAAAGGAAGTAGGTTTCAGAGGCGGTAATTCCAATACAG GAAAAGCACTGAAACATACTGCTCAGAAATTCTTCACACCAGAGACTGGAGTGAGGAAAGGGATCCCCAAAGTGGTGGTGGTCTTCATTGACGGCTGGCCTTCTGATGACATTgaagaggcaggcattgtggccagAGAGTTTGGTGTCAACGTATTTATAGTTTCTGTGGCCAGACCTACCCCTGAAGAACTGGGGATGGTTCAGGATGTCGCATTTGTCGATAAG GCTGTCTGTCGGAACAATGGCTTCTTCTCTTACCACATGCCCAACTGGTTTGGCACCACCAAGTACGTAAAGCCTCTGGTGCAGAAGCTCTGCACTCACGAGCAGATGATGTGCAGCAAGACCTGCTATAACTCCGTCAACATTGCTTTTCTCATTGATGGCTCCAGCAGCGTGGGGGAGAGCAATTTCCGCCTCATGCTCGAGTTTGTTTCCAACATAGCCAAGACTTTTGAAATCTCGGACATTGGTGCCAAAATAGCTGCCGTCCAGTTCACTTATGACCAGCGCACAGAATTCAGTTTCACTGACTACAGCACCAAAGAAAATGTGCTAGCTGTTATCAGAAACATCCGCTACATGAGTGGTGGCACAGCTACCGGGGATGCCATCTCCTTTACTGTCAGAAACGTGTTTGGGCCCGTGAGGGACAGCCCCAACAAGAACTTCTTGGTCATCGTCACAGATGGGCAGTCCTATGACGACGTCCGAGGCCCCGCTGCTGCCGCGCATGATGCAG GAATCACCATCTTCTCAGTAGGAGTGGCTTGGGCTCCTCTGGATGACCTGAAAGATATGGCCTCTAAACCGAAGGAATCACATGCCTTCTTCACAAGAGAGTTCACAGGATTAGAGCCGATTGTTTCTGATGTCATTAGAGGCATCTGTAGAGATTTCTTAGAATCCCAGCAATAA
- the COCH gene encoding cochlin isoform X1: MSAAWLPALCLGVCLLLPLPKPADSEGTVPVAITCSTRGLDIRKDKVDVLCPAGCPLEEFSVFGNIVYASVSSICGAAIHRGVISPAGGPVRVYSLPGRENYSSTDANGVRSQTLSRWSASFTVTKGKSNAQEATGRAVSTARPATGKRLKKTPEKKTGNKDCKADIAFLIDGSFNIGQRRFNLQKNFVGKVALMLGIGTEGPHVGLVQASEHPKIEFYLKNFTTAKDVLFAIKEVGFRGGNSNTGKALKHTAQKFFTPETGVRKGIPKVVVVFIDGWPSDDIEEAGIVAREFGVNVFIVSVARPTPEELGMVQDVAFVDKAVCRNNGFFSYHMPNWFGTTKYVKPLVQKLCTHEQMMCSKTCYNSVNIAFLIDGSSSVGESNFRLMLEFVSNIAKTFEISDIGAKIAAVQFTYDQRTEFSFTDYSTKENVLAVIRNIRYMSGGTATGDAISFTVRNVFGPVRDSPNKNFLVIVTDGQSYDDVRGPAAAAHDAGITIFSVGVAWAPLDDLKDMASKPKESHAFFTREFTGLEPIVSDVIRGICRDFLESQQ; encoded by the exons ATGTCTGCAGCCTGGCTCCCGGCTCTCTGCCTCG gtgtgtgtctgctgctgccgctgccgaaGCCCGCGGACAGCGAGGGAACCG TTCCCGTGGCAATCACATGCTCTACACGGGGCTTGGACATCAGGAAGGACAAGGTGGACGTGCTGTGTCCTGCGGGCTGCCCCCTGGAGGAATTCTCTGTGTTTGGGAACATAGTTTATGCTTCTGTGTCCAGCATCTGTGGGGCAGCTATCCACAG GGGAGTGATCAGCCCTGCTGGGGGACCTGTACGAGTCTATAGCCTTCCTGGCCGAGAAAACTATTCCTCCACAGATGCCAATGGCGTCCGCTCTCAGACGCTTTCCCGATGGTCCGCTTCCTTCACAGTGACAA AAGGCAAAAGTAATGCCCAGGAAGCCACGGGCCGAGCAGTGTCCACAGCACGCCCAGCAACAG GGAAACGACTAAAGAAAACTCCAGAGAAGAAAACGGGTAATAAAG ACTGCAAAGCAGACATTGCATTTCTGATCGATGGAAGCTTTAATATTGGGCAGCGCCGATTTAACCTGCAGAAGAACTTTGTTGGGAAAGTGGCTCTGATGTTGGGAATTGGGACCGAAGGACCACACGTGGGCCTTGTTCAAGCCAG tgAGCATCCTAAAATagaattttacttgaaaaattttACAACAGCCAAAGATGTTTTGTTTGCCATAAAGGAAGTAGGTTTCAGAGGCGGTAATTCCAATACAG GAAAAGCACTGAAACATACTGCTCAGAAATTCTTCACACCAGAGACTGGAGTGAGGAAAGGGATCCCCAAAGTGGTGGTGGTCTTCATTGACGGCTGGCCTTCTGATGACATTgaagaggcaggcattgtggccagAGAGTTTGGTGTCAACGTATTTATAGTTTCTGTGGCCAGACCTACCCCTGAAGAACTGGGGATGGTTCAGGATGTCGCATTTGTCGATAAG GCTGTCTGTCGGAACAATGGCTTCTTCTCTTACCACATGCCCAACTGGTTTGGCACCACCAAGTACGTAAAGCCTCTGGTGCAGAAGCTCTGCACTCACGAGCAGATGATGTGCAGCAAGACCTGCTATAACTCCGTCAACATTGCTTTTCTCATTGATGGCTCCAGCAGCGTGGGGGAGAGCAATTTCCGCCTCATGCTCGAGTTTGTTTCCAACATAGCCAAGACTTTTGAAATCTCGGACATTGGTGCCAAAATAGCTGCCGTCCAGTTCACTTATGACCAGCGCACAGAATTCAGTTTCACTGACTACAGCACCAAAGAAAATGTGCTAGCTGTTATCAGAAACATCCGCTACATGAGTGGTGGCACAGCTACCGGGGATGCCATCTCCTTTACTGTCAGAAACGTGTTTGGGCCCGTGAGGGACAGCCCCAACAAGAACTTCTTGGTCATCGTCACAGATGGGCAGTCCTATGACGACGTCCGAGGCCCCGCTGCTGCCGCGCATGATGCAG GAATCACCATCTTCTCAGTAGGAGTGGCTTGGGCTCCTCTGGATGACCTGAAAGATATGGCCTCTAAACCGAAGGAATCACATGCCTTCTTCACAAGAGAGTTCACAGGATTAGAGCCGATTGTTTCTGATGTCATTAGAGGCATCTGTAGAGATTTCTTAGAATCCCAGCAATAA